From Bacillus pumilus, one genomic window encodes:
- a CDS encoding ABC transporter ATP-binding protein, giving the protein MSLLTVKDVTGGYTKNPVLKNISFELERNQIVGLIGLNGAGKSTTIRHIIGLMKPHKGVIELNGRTLQDDQEAYRSQFTFIPETPVLYEELTLKEHLELTAMAYGLSKEQLDERLPSLLKEFRMEKRLKWFPAHFSKGMKQKVMIMCAFLVEPELYIIDEPFLGLDPLAINALLERMNAAKKNGASVLMSTHILATAERYCDSFIILHEGEIRAKGTLTELREQFNMRDATLDDLYLELTKEESYE; this is encoded by the coding sequence ATGTCCCTTCTCACTGTAAAAGATGTAACGGGTGGATATACGAAGAATCCCGTTCTAAAAAATATCTCATTTGAATTAGAAAGAAATCAAATCGTCGGTCTCATCGGCTTAAACGGGGCGGGGAAAAGCACAACCATTCGCCATATCATCGGGCTCATGAAACCGCATAAAGGTGTCATTGAATTGAATGGACGAACTCTTCAAGACGATCAAGAGGCGTATCGTTCGCAATTTACGTTTATTCCAGAAACACCTGTATTATATGAAGAATTAACCTTAAAAGAGCATTTAGAGCTGACAGCGATGGCTTACGGTCTGTCAAAGGAACAATTAGATGAACGTCTGCCGTCATTGCTGAAAGAATTTCGAATGGAGAAACGTTTGAAATGGTTTCCTGCTCATTTTTCAAAAGGAATGAAGCAGAAGGTCATGATTATGTGTGCATTCCTTGTTGAACCAGAACTGTATATCATTGATGAACCGTTTTTAGGGCTTGATCCTCTTGCGATTAATGCACTTCTTGAACGGATGAATGCTGCGAAGAAAAACGGCGCAAGTGTCCTGATGTCGACGCATATTTTGGCGACAGCTGAGCGCTATTGTGATTCCTTTATTATTTTGCATGAAGGGGAAATCAGAGCGAAAGGAACACTGACAGAGCTGAGAGAACAGTTCAATATGAGAGATGCGACACTCGATGATCTTTATTTGGAATTAACAAAGGAAGAAAGCTATGAGTAA
- a CDS encoding ABC transporter permease translates to MSKMTQTIWKSRLEEHMQDTRKYLKYMFNDHLVIVLIFFLAGGASWYSNWLKQIPAHFPSYWVMAVVFSLVLTSSYVRTLIKEADLVFLLPLEGKMEPYLKQAFNFSFISQLFPLIAVSIVALPLYSAVSSGGLKMYVLILAQMILIKGLNTAIQWRITYFQGKQIRWLDAVLRFLLNMILIYTVLQASYAIAIVFYLIYSVYLVYLTNAVKKQPFQWELHISDELKRKQRFYRLANLFTDVPHLKKQVKRRAYMDWLLQFVPYDQRKTFSYMYVRAFLRSNDYFGLVFRLTAVFVLIILYTGAAGWVGALLVLFTVFITGVQLMPLTKHFAHLSLQALYPVAHQEKDRSFFVLVRNVLIIQSILLSCAVLPAGGWQGSGLALLISLAFVLVLFKPYVLSRLKKMR, encoded by the coding sequence ATGAGTAAAATGACGCAAACCATTTGGAAATCCCGATTAGAGGAACACATGCAAGATACAAGAAAATATTTAAAATACATGTTCAATGATCATCTTGTCATTGTGCTCATTTTTTTCCTTGCAGGCGGAGCGAGCTGGTATAGTAACTGGCTCAAACAGATTCCGGCTCACTTCCCATCCTACTGGGTCATGGCAGTTGTTTTTTCATTGGTGCTGACAAGCTCTTACGTGCGTACGTTGATCAAAGAAGCAGATCTCGTGTTTTTGCTTCCTTTGGAAGGGAAGATGGAGCCTTATTTAAAACAAGCTTTTAATTTTAGCTTCATTTCTCAGCTGTTTCCTCTTATTGCCGTATCCATTGTTGCACTTCCGCTTTATTCTGCGGTGTCTTCAGGCGGCCTCAAGATGTATGTGCTGATATTGGCGCAAATGATTTTGATCAAGGGCTTGAATACAGCAATTCAATGGAGGATCACTTATTTTCAAGGAAAACAGATCAGATGGCTTGATGCAGTCCTTCGTTTTCTATTGAATATGATTTTGATCTATACCGTTTTACAGGCATCCTATGCAATCGCAATCGTTTTTTATCTGATCTATAGTGTCTATCTCGTTTACTTAACCAATGCAGTAAAAAAACAGCCTTTTCAATGGGAATTGCATATTTCTGACGAATTAAAACGAAAACAGCGTTTTTATCGTTTGGCCAATTTATTTACAGATGTGCCTCATTTAAAGAAACAGGTGAAAAGAAGAGCATACATGGACTGGCTTTTGCAGTTTGTTCCGTATGACCAGCGTAAAACTTTTTCTTACATGTATGTGAGGGCGTTTTTACGTTCAAATGACTATTTTGGTCTCGTGTTTAGGCTAACCGCCGTGTTTGTGCTGATTATTTTGTATACAGGTGCAGCAGGCTGGGTGGGTGCGCTGCTTGTCTTGTTCACCGTGTTTATCACAGGTGTACAGCTTATGCCGTTAACGAAGCACTTTGCCCATCTTTCATTACAGGCACTTTATCCAGTTGCTCATCAAGAAAAGGATCGGAGCTTTTTTGTTCTCGTTCGTAATGTGCTTATTATTCAATCGATATTGCTGAGCTGTGCAGTACTCCCGGCAGGAGGATGGCAGGGAAGTGGACTTGCCCTTCTGATTTCGCTGGCATTTGTGCTTGTCCTCTTCAAGCCTTACGTACTCAGTCGATTAAAAAAGATGAGATAA
- a CDS encoding EcsC family protein: MNAAERELYEEAILFQTHFLRKPSKIERFSKGVQQQVNRRIPARFHQVITSAVKTMVESTVSGSHFTSFSVIDEQLSIIERNELAKEKVKYYQKAAAIEGIGTGAGGILLGMADFPLLLSIKMKCLYELACIYGFDLSQKEERLFLLCIFQLAFSGSAHRQKMMYIIDDWETNREEMDWYSFQQEYRDYIDLVKLFQLMPIVGAAVGGVANHQLTGQLGDVARHVFHLRVLKEVK; this comes from the coding sequence ATGAATGCAGCTGAACGGGAGTTGTATGAAGAAGCCATTCTTTTTCAAACGCATTTTTTAAGAAAACCTTCAAAGATCGAACGGTTTTCAAAAGGAGTTCAGCAGCAGGTGAACCGCCGAATCCCTGCTCGATTTCATCAAGTCATCACAAGTGCGGTCAAAACAATGGTTGAATCCACCGTATCAGGATCGCACTTCACTTCATTTTCGGTGATTGATGAGCAATTATCTATCATCGAGCGAAATGAACTGGCAAAGGAGAAAGTGAAGTACTATCAAAAGGCAGCTGCGATCGAAGGAATTGGAACAGGTGCAGGTGGTATATTGCTCGGTATGGCAGACTTTCCGCTGCTGCTTAGCATTAAGATGAAATGTCTTTATGAGCTGGCATGTATTTATGGCTTTGATTTGTCTCAAAAAGAGGAAAGACTCTTTTTGCTCTGTATATTTCAACTCGCCTTTTCCGGCAGTGCACATCGTCAAAAAATGATGTACATCATAGATGATTGGGAAACGAACCGCGAGGAAATGGATTGGTACAGCTTTCAGCAGGAGTATCGAGATTACATTGACCTAGTGAAGCTATTTCAATTAATGCCGATCGTCGGAGCCGCTGTTGGCGGTGTGGCAAATCATCAGCTGACAGGACAGCTCGGAGATGTCGCTCGTCATGTGTTTCACTTACGAGTGTTGAAAGAAGTGAAATAG
- a CDS encoding M20 family metallopeptidase: MTISTLQKSINERLDEHYEEMVEIRRHLHMNPELSFQEEETAAFIANYYDTLHIPTCTQVGGHGVLAFIEGASPGPTIALRADFDALPIHDEKEVPYKSTKPGVMHACGHDGHTATLLVLAKILNEHRDQLKGKIVLIHQHAEEYAPGGAKPMIEDGCLDGVDVIFGTHLWSPEPCGTVLYKSGNFMAAADRFSIRVQGKGGHGAQPHLTKDAVLIGSQIVANLQQVVARKVNPVDSAVVSVGGFVAENAFNVIADSAVLTGTARSFEESARHTIEREIEQVVKGVCNMHDADYTYEYVRGYPAVKNHPKPTEYIADIAKQTEGVTEVKEAETQMGGEDFAYYLQHVPGTFFYTGAMPENSQDVYPHHHPKFDINEKAMPVAAKVLARAVLSYDE, translated from the coding sequence ATGACAATATCCACTTTACAAAAAAGCATTAATGAACGTCTTGATGAACATTATGAGGAAATGGTTGAAATTAGACGCCATCTCCACATGAATCCTGAACTTTCTTTCCAGGAAGAAGAAACAGCCGCTTTCATCGCCAACTACTATGACACATTACATATACCAACATGCACACAGGTGGGCGGCCATGGTGTACTCGCCTTTATCGAAGGAGCTTCTCCGGGGCCGACGATTGCCCTCAGGGCTGATTTTGATGCACTTCCCATCCATGATGAAAAGGAAGTGCCTTACAAATCAACAAAGCCAGGTGTGATGCATGCATGCGGGCACGATGGGCACACAGCGACACTACTTGTCTTAGCGAAAATCTTGAATGAGCACCGCGATCAATTAAAAGGGAAAATCGTCCTCATTCATCAGCACGCAGAAGAATATGCGCCAGGCGGTGCAAAACCAATGATTGAAGACGGCTGCTTAGACGGTGTCGATGTCATATTCGGTACGCACCTTTGGTCTCCAGAGCCTTGTGGCACCGTTCTTTATAAAAGCGGGAACTTTATGGCAGCCGCCGACCGCTTCTCTATTCGAGTTCAGGGGAAAGGCGGACACGGCGCCCAGCCTCACTTAACGAAAGATGCTGTACTCATCGGTTCACAAATCGTCGCAAACCTGCAGCAAGTCGTTGCCCGTAAAGTCAATCCAGTTGATTCTGCTGTTGTATCTGTTGGAGGTTTTGTGGCAGAGAATGCTTTTAACGTCATTGCAGATTCAGCTGTTTTAACTGGTACTGCACGATCCTTTGAAGAAAGTGCACGACACACCATCGAACGAGAAATTGAACAGGTCGTGAAAGGGGTGTGCAACATGCATGATGCCGACTACACATATGAATATGTGAGAGGATATCCTGCTGTCAAAAATCATCCAAAGCCGACTGAATATATTGCTGACATCGCAAAACAGACAGAAGGTGTCACAGAAGTAAAAGAAGCGGAAACCCAAATGGGTGGAGAAGATTTTGCTTACTACCTTCAGCATGTCCCTGGTACCTTCTTTTACACAGGCGCCATGCCTGAAAACAGCCAAGACGTGTATCCCCATCATCACCCAAAATTTGATATCAACGAAAAAGCAATGCCTGTCGCAGCAAAGGTACTCGCCCGTGCCGTCCTTTCCTACGATGAATGA